Proteins from one Candidatus Krumholzibacteriota bacterium genomic window:
- a CDS encoding protein-L-isoaspartate(D-aspartate) O-methyltransferase, with the protein MNHKKLNDNDSRRKEMVYSQIVRRGVRDKRTVDAMLRVPREKLVINETLDSAFNDSPLPIGHNQTISQPYIVAYMTEQLKLTGNEKVLEIGTGSGYQTAVLAELAAEVYTVEIIEELSVKAEIDLKILGYSNIYHRCGDGAIGWPEKAPFDAIIITAAPAEIPWEIASQLNENGRMILPAGNTIQQLKLITRYGEEFSVEDLINVRFVPMTGRSREKGR; encoded by the coding sequence ATGAATCATAAGAAACTGAATGATAATGATTCCCGGAGAAAAGAGATGGTCTATTCGCAGATCGTCAGGCGGGGAGTGCGCGATAAGAGGACTGTAGACGCGATGCTTCGTGTTCCACGGGAAAAACTCGTAATCAATGAGACGCTCGATTCGGCATTCAATGACAGCCCCCTGCCGATCGGCCATAACCAGACTATTTCCCAGCCATATATCGTGGCCTATATGACAGAACAGCTTAAATTGACCGGCAATGAGAAAGTGCTGGAAATTGGTACTGGAAGCGGTTACCAGACTGCTGTTCTGGCTGAACTTGCCGCGGAAGTGTACACTGTAGAGATAATCGAAGAACTTTCAGTCAAAGCGGAGATCGACCTAAAGATCCTTGGTTATTCCAATATTTATCACCGTTGCGGAGACGGTGCGATTGGATGGCCGGAAAAGGCGCCCTTTGACGCGATAATAATTACGGCTGCGCCGGCCGAAATTCCATGGGAGATTGCTTCCCAGTTGAATGAGAATGGGAGAATGATTCTGCCGGCAGGCAATACAATCCAGCAGTTAAAACTGATAACAAGATATGGAGAAGAGTTTTCAGTCGAAGACCTTATAAATGTGAGGTTTGTCCCGATGACGGGCAGATCGCGGGAGAAGGGGCGATGA